The Mytilus galloprovincialis chromosome 3, xbMytGall1.hap1.1, whole genome shotgun sequence genomic interval GTCAAAAGCAGCTGTACTCATAAAAAAGAGCTAAGAGTTTATAACAAAGTTAATGTCTCTTACTTAATAATTTTCAAATCTAACTAATTCGCACAAGATTTAAACCTGTATTTTTTGGATATTCAAGTTGAAAAAGTTTAGTgaattatacatgtttatatttagAGTACAGTTAGATATTAATTTAATTAAACAGGATGTTCAGAGATCACACGAAAAATGTGTATTAGTACATTTTCTTTATGGCCTAACTTTTTGTTTCAGTATTATGAATTCCTTGGTGATAGTGTTGTTCCTGTCTGGTATGGTAGCCATGATTATGTTGAGAACACTTCACAAAGATATTGCCAGATATAACCAGATGGATAACTCAGTATGTATATCTAACATTGTAATTCATATGATTAAAAAAGTATTCTAGAATATTGTATACCTCACTTCAACAAAATGCTGCAGTGGATATTTATATGAAGTCAATCCTCACATCAGTTGAGTTCTCTTGTTTTTATACGTCAtataatggtatcatgtcgtctgcttcgtccgaagacgcattttgtttccggacaataacttttgttttaagtgaatggatctttataattttttaccagaaggttcaataccactaaaggaaggttgggattgattttgggggtaatggtcccaatagtttaggaattaggggccaaaaataagcatttttgtagttttcaaacaatacctTGTGTTTAAGCGTATGAAtctctttgaaattataccacaagtttccatatcatgaagggatggttagtattgactttgggtttttttttagaattagggcaaaagggaaaaaaaggggggaaaataggtttttctggtcaatggacaattaagacaatttaaaagcagtgtaagggaggtaattcaaaaacatttaacattacaatgttgggtatgttctgatgtacctcccttacacttcttgtaaattatgtataaagaaatgtcaggttttggactaattgcaaataAAAAGGGGGGAGGTGGGGTagcagttttcaatttttttcccaaaatttctctaattccaaattttttttaaagtttgaagaagaaatcttcaattgcacaatattgcgcaatagatttgtaagatcttgacatttgttgtgtgtcagaaactcatattatgtcaaaaatgttatcacaatccaaattcagagctgtatcaagctttaatgttgtgtccattcttgccccaactgttcagggttggacctctgcggtcgtataaagctgcaccctgcggagcacctggtttcatCATTCATTTGTTAGGAATTATATGTCCGAACAAAACAGTTTTTTTAGATAAGAAAAATTCATCTTATACTTCATGCCtctttaaatgataaaaactttttcttaaataaaagaagaattttgttttaatttccagTTTACAATAAATTCATGACTTGCCTCCCTTTGACTGTATGATGACATCTCATGTTCTGCTCTCTAAATTTTTTAATAAGTCCTACCATTTGTTAATCTAGGAAGCTACATATTAATTTGTTAGACTTACACTTAGttgaaacaaaatatatcttTCTACATTTTGGGTACAAGACTAGATCATAAAAAGAGGCATTAATTTAATCAACATTAAGTTTCATTAAAGTTAGAGAAAACAATCGATCAACTTACTGAcatttataaacaaacaagtaTGAACGGCTATTGAATGTAATGCATTGGAGTTTCACTattatttagtaattttataaaagattGGTTTGTGTCGAAAAAGAGAAACATATCAATCGTACTTAACGGCAGCCGtgccacaaatattcactctgtggttaaagttttaaaaattttaataactttcactATCCTGGATTACTACCAAACTTGGTCAGaggcttgtttatgatcataagatattatccagaaagaaattttgtaaaaaaaaataaattgtaaatttagGAGGACGCCCAAGAAGAGTTTGGTTGGAAGTTAGTCCATGGAGATGTGTTCCGTCCACCAAGGAAGGGAATGATGCTCGCAGTCCTCAATGGAAATGGAGTACAAATATTCTGCATGACTTTGATTACTTTAGGTAAGACAACAAATCATACTTTTATTGTAAGAAATGTGAAGTAAATTGCTGGCATGTCTTATAAGTACTTCACCAGTCTTATAAACAACAGTGGAGAGTTTTATTGATAGTTAATTACATTTACagatttcaaataattcatatgACATGGATAAAACTGGCGTTAACTAAATAAGCCTTGAAGGTTTGTGATGTCTGTCCTGGCAATTGTCAAACAGCTATTTCAGTCACCTTTTCCCCAGGTACTACTGAACAGAATAACTTCTGTCAATATGATAGTGATACAATGTTAATGTGTAAGCACTTTGTTGATCTATCAGACACTGAATTACTGTTCGACGAtactttatagaatgaaattttTATCACACATTTCTCAAATACTATTGAATAGAATGAGTTTGATTTTGGTCAGCAGTTGAACAGTAGTGAGAGGTACAGAGTGTGTGACTGTTTCCTGTTTCCTATTTATAGTACATTTAATACAAGTGAAGGTATccttcagtgttctccccaggatttttggatagcaccagggtaacgcgtgacgaaatgaattttacaatattttgtgtCGCGTTGCGTcgcttatttttttcttgttggtTTTTGTCATTACCTTTTtgcctttgttttgtttactgtggTACTGTGTTGTATGGACTTTGGGTCAGAACATTATTGGTAGAAAAAGTAAATCAATATAACAGTTTTTATACTTTAATATCTTACTTCTTATATTTGGATCAAGCCATTTTGTCCCAATACTTGAAGTTACACTACACATTCCCCATGTTAGATTTGACCATAACAATGAACTTTGAACAAGATTAATTTTTGTTACAGAACCATCAGTAAATTGAAACCTACTTTCCATTCTTTTTaacaacagttttttttattttttttatgcatcttagttattattttaaaagtttaagttTATAAATACTTAATTTCAAATGTATTAGTAATTCTAAACTCACATTCCTGTGAAGTTTAGGCACAAGATGCTTTTTTATCAATGACCCATGTGGAGTAAAAGactatttaatataaatataaaattacaaaatgtctgTGTATCAATAAAGGTATCATTCTCTAAAATAATTTGCAAAACATTTTCGTTGGTATCttctaagattttttttatccttaatgtaacattctaatataattttgcatttaatttgtgctttattttaattttcaatgagaAATTATATGTGAGGAGCATTTATTTGTAATAAGCAAAATCAGGGGAAATAACTCCACAATTAATTTCTATAACagtcaaattattttgactaaagaCTGGCGTAAAAGAGTTCATTCACAAATGTCTGCTTGTCCCCTATTACAAGtctgttattaaaattatgatctcttaattaattaaaacacaagagaatcatgtacatcgattaaatccaatcatcaaTGTTAACCTCAACAGGTAAATCGatcacgtggtgtaaacaatcTACCTGTCAATACTGGATTAAACCCAAATGtttatattgaatttatattGAATTTCTATGTAAATAGTATTGATAAGATAATCCCTTTAATGTGACTATACATATCATTAATGAACATTTACCCATTTATGGGGTGCACCAATATAGTGGTGGATAATACATACCAAAGAAGAAGAAGACTGGTTAGAACTGGTcaattttcatgtaaaattttaacCCTCACTGAAAGTTGAAGTCATTTGAAACTTTACCGATTTTAATACGAATTTTTTACCGAAAACTTTAGCACCACGGAGAAAATTTATACATCGCGGCAAGAACGATACCACCGCGgtagaaaattatacatcgcgggcccgtggtcctttaagggcctggggagaacactgtccTTTAATGCATTCTTGTTTTGTaagtttttgaaaaatgttgattACTTTATTAATAACAGATTCAAAAGAAATGCTAAGTAAAGGATGTTAATTTTatctattattattttattacagtATTTGCCTGTCTTGGATTTCTTTCACCAGCCAATAGAGGAGCTTTGATGACCTGTTCATTGGTAAGTCTATTAAAGGTTTAAGTGTATATTTCTATGAAAATGTTTACCTTACCTTTCTCTAAATTCTGAAATGACAAAACCAATGTACAATGTAGACTGAACTAGATTTAAGGTGGATCGGGACTATTCAACTGTGCATAATTTCATGAATGAATTACAATGTACACGAAagtatttgtcaaaatttaatattatttttttaatattttgattgataagaaattttaaatcattgtagttatgtcTCTTAAAGAATATTTTCGTTCTTATGTGTATCTGTTAAAGGCTCAAAAACAACATTTCAcgcattttcaccattttcccaccaaaatttgggttttaatgcaaaataaagaatttttcttatcagtgacctatgttttttatttgcttattctGTGAAGCtatatttcagatttttatattacagttttgaaccaagtgtcatagaacaattttttaatattccaataaaaataggtcaacacctctattttccctatcatttcattgaaaaatggtctcttttacatacctgtttaaaagtaaagttttgagcttaaatggtccgtgaccccctattttttttcgaccaatgTGATCCACTttctataaattataaaataacaaaaaatatgacaCTTCTGAAATTCGAATATACTTGATCCACCTTAAATATATGTGTATGattgtaaaaagaaaacaaattctgAAGACCATTACCACTGTCAAAAATCGTCACTCTAGTCAATTGATATGATGGTGTAATCTGAACTTTGTTACTAATATGTTGAAAATGACATGTTTGACCTTAACTGTCCAGTTTTCATTACTTTGGTTCCCTTTTGGAATATTAGTTGACAAATTTATTCATGAATTAACATAGCTGCATCATTAGAATATCAATGTGCAGTCTAAAAAGATATCACACTTTATTTATGATATTGGGTTAGATTTTGAAGTCCCTATATCTTGATTTCTATTTTAAAGATCCATGACTTATGTTAATTAACATCAGTTAATGATGGCTACTAAATGTGTATTATATACTTCTATGATCTATTGATCTActtatctttttacttttaaacttattaatttgacattgaaattataaactaaatatcattgaaattctcaaagattttttaaactggcataaatcaaaatttcattaaaaaaaagtcttattcACTTTTCAATAAGGCCAGGTTTCTAATTATTGATACTTTTTTGTAGGTATTGTATGTATGTCTTGGAACCCCTGCTGGATATGTATCAGCTAGACTTTATAAGAGTAAGTAACTGGTTTGTCTGTGCATCTGTTTATCAACTTAGAGTGAACAATATAAGTTTATTTAATGAGTACATCTGATTAAATTTTAGTAAGTTAGAAAAACATTATCAtcacaatgcaaaaaaaaagatttccaaGCATTATCATTATAAGTTGAAAACtacattataacaaaactataaaTTTTGTTCATTTCAGTGTTCGGAGGAGAAAAATGGAAATCTAATGTTATACTGACAGCATTCTCATGTTCTGGGTATGTATATAGTTTTTGGTATAgaatcaaaaaatgaaagaatttcAATTTGAATCCCCAAATTTGTTATGCTATACTCTTGACAagtaatattttacttttaatccttgtaattcaaaacatttacacCTCTCTTCAATCTTAAATGCTATTATGTAAATTACTGAATACATCCAGAATTCACatacaatttggaaaaaaaaaatgtagaagcCAAATGAATGATACTCAGATGTTGACAGAAACTGAATACGGTTAATTGTAGATAAACcttcaaaatgtatataattagtTTTCTTCATTCATTTCATAGTAGGTTTCATGTTTAAATACCAATAAAAAATGTAATTCCACAGTCCATCAGTATTAAAAAACGTTCatactttttgttatttaaatcataaataataTGATTGTATTGTTTTAGTATTGTGTTTGGAGTGTTTTTCTTGTTGAACTTGGTACTGTGGGCCAAAGGAAGCAGTGCAGCTATACCATTTAGTACACTGATAGCTTTGTTAGCTTTATGGTTTGGTATTTCTGTACCTCTCGTATTTATTGGTGCATACTTTGGATACAAGAAGAGGGTAAGTtagtatatatagaaaataaagataaggagatgtggtatgattgacaatgaggcAACTAgtcatcaaagttcaaatgaagtggatgtaagctaTTAAAGGCAACTGTATGAccatcaacaatgagaaaaactcatactttATGGTTTGCTGTAAAAGGCCCTAAGTTCCCAACATGAATAATATGAGACaattcaattaaacaaaactaacAGCCAGAgtttacaacaaaataatttacaaaaataaatacgacagacataaaccaaagacaaccactgaactatcaTGACTTGGGAAAGACACATGAAGAATCTGATGATGTTAAACATGAGCTCTCAACCCTCTGCCTAAAGTCttgttatatacaaatacattaGTTTGAAACAGCTTAAAATTGCTTTTGAATTTTACAACTAAAATAAATTCTTCTTTCAATTCTAAGGATGTTTTGTCCAgcaatatggtaaaaaaaattgcacGAAACTTGAACTGTCTCAAGGTCGCATGCTGTAACGAAACTAAATAGGCTGAAAATAAAACCCTATAATTTGATGACTGTATCTAACAGATAACAGTGTAAAAGCACAATATTTTGCCAACAGTAGCTGTTAAAATTCCACATGTTGTTGTAACATATTTTGCTGAACATACCCTTAAAGATGGTAAACCGGTGTAACTTATTTCTTGTATATTTGCTTTATATAACAAATACcagttttattttaagttttttcttcCCCATTCAGGCAATAGAGCATCCAGTGAGAACAAACCAGATCCCCAGACAAATCCCAGATCAATCTATGTACACCAAACCTATTCCAGGAATTATTATGGGAGGTGTACTACCATTTGGATGTATCTTTATTCAACTTTTCTTCATTTTAAATAGcatttggtaagtttttattgttttattaacatttcttAACACAATTTTATTGCATAGGAAATCATGTAGAATCGCTTAAACTTTGATATACATATGCTTTTTTACCACAAAGGTTTCTTACATAAGGACAAGATAAGATCCCAAGATGACAATGAAACTAGTGTAGCCACACAAATGAGGAATGTATCATTTTGTATTGTTCTTCTGATGAGAATGCTGCAAAAAACATCCACTCACCACAAATGATGTTGTCAATTTGGAATCATGATTGTGACATTTCTTTGAATACAATACtttgaaaatcatgaaaatgcaCTACATACTTTTTACAGTTCTGATGAGACTGCCGACATGCTTAGACATTATCATTACTGTTGTATATGTTTTACAAATCCCTACAGATGTCTGATattcatagatttatatttattttttgacagGTCCCATCAGACTTACTACATGTTTGGATTTTTATTCCTTGTATTCACTATACTCATCATTACCTGTTCAGAAGCTACCATTTTACTCTGCTATTTCCATCTGTGTGCAGAGGTAGGTACACCTTAAATGTATAACCAATTCTAGATTTGAAATAGCTTTTAATGAAAGAGTTGTAGAGGATATGTCAGTAAGACGCCAACTCACCAACACAGTCATACAAACTCAATGTAACAAGGTCTATATCATCCTTAGGTTAGATACACTCAGTATGACAAGCTCAATACCTTATCACAATCGATTAATGATTAGTTTTAACAACTTTTTAACCATAACAATTTAATTAGGGGGGGGGGGAAGAGAGATTTTATCTTAAATGATACCTCCTAGACAGCTAGTGCTGTGGTAATTTAGTTGTAACTGAATTTGATGACTTTTCAGAattaattatttagtattttgaagaaaacaaaaaagaagatttggaaatcaatgttataaaactttaaatagttaaaaaaaaaagtctttttgaAATTGAATCTTCTGAATTTTGATCTAATATAGAATAGGGGAAGGAGAAATAATGTCTTTTAAATAGATTGCTATGCTAGCTACAACAAGAATGGCCATtatattattctattttattgcACATGGGCTTTTTTACAGTTGTAATGACAGTAGTTGGCACTTTTGAAAGCTTGACCTCTCTACTTATGAGAAAAGAAGTTGGAGTTTTTCATTTAATCgtattgttttatttgatgatTTGTAATATGGACTTATTCTGTTTTAAGGACTACCATTGGTGGTGGAGATCGTTCCTGACCAGTGGATTTACAgctatctatctatttatatattgtatacattATTTGGTCTCTAAGCTGGAAATCCATGGATCTGCTAGTTATTTCCTGTATTTGGGATATACATTTATTATggtctttttgtttttcttattaacAGGTAAGTCAAATGTAATGTAGTTAGTctttaatgaaaaaagaaataatttttcaaGACAGCAAcgaaaaaatacaagactaagaaaagaaaaagtgaatatacaatGAAGGAATAATCAGTTACAAAACAATTAGAAAAGAGACTTAATTTGAAAAACAACCGTCTGTAGCTTGACCTGAGAAGTCCTTCGGTAATTTATTGCAGGGCTCTTTCTCAACAAACTCTTGTTTTCCAATGATAGTCCCAACTTTCATACTTTGCTAAACTTTCTTAATCATActtattaatttgtttatttagtttTACTCCTGAATATATGATATATCTGccttattttaacttttttggaattttggatcctcaatgctcttcaactttgtacttgtttggctttataactattttgatatgagcgtcactgatgagtcttatgtagacgaaacgcatgtctggcgtactaaattataatcctggtacttttgataactaattatagaCATCAACATAGTGAACATGCATCACCAATCGGTCAGTAAATAAAACTTTACCTGGAGGagtgtatttaaaataaatataaaactattgTTGTATATTTGTAGGTTCCATTGGTTTCTTCTCATGTTTCTGGTTTGTTACAAAGATATACAGTGTTGTGAAAGTGGATTAAAATGGACATTATACTTACCAGATGGGCTACTATTACTGATAATTGGATGTAAACTAATGGGAAAGCAACCTAAGTTGTTTAATATCATGGGTCagaatttgttatttaaaatagtGATGAAATTACTACAACATGCCATGTAGAAacttgttttatttatgttttgtcttGGTTAGAAGTGGAACATTGTCTCCCTTCTTTTCCAAGATTgagattttaaaagaaaaacaacttcaTATTTTCAGTTGTGCCACACTTATACCTACCATTGttatttacacaataaaaactaaGCATAAGTGAACTATTTACATGACTGTTATCCTTTGTATGTAGAGAAGCTGTAACCAGTTTTCTTGTAATGAGTTAACATACAGCAAAATGTGAAGAATAAATGTGAAGCATGAGTGTCAGATAATTTCACATTATAACTGTAGATAATGTTACACTGTTCTCGTACTCTTTGATTGTTATAAGACAAGAAAATGATGTCAGTAAATAGAATTctattcattttacatgtttCATGATTTTTTACAAGTTAAATAACTATTTTGGATTATATTTAATTTGCagttagatattattatttttttaaagttatggaTTGAAATTATTTACTGAATTTGTTATGGGGATTCCAGGAAAAAGTTAAATTGGAGGGTTAGACACCACATGACATTTATGCCTGTGAGCATTAAGgatgaaaacaaattcaaatatgtTTGAAAGAAAATTATGGGTGGTATTCTATAAAGGTATAGTTATCTGACATTAATTTCTTGctctttttatatgtttatttttttatatgaggTTTCATACATATTTATGATTTTGTTAGTATAGTTATCAATTCTTTGTTAGTGTGTATTTGTtgtaacattgtttttatttgtcaaaagGTCCCTTTTTTTCTTGAATAGTCATGTTTTGGTATAAATTTGCAGTGGAAAGTATACTTACCGAATGAATTGGTTgcattatacaataaaatgttcaaattgtTCAAAAACATTCTGATGATTTAAGAAGAATGTAACACACTAGCTATTTGGTTGCTGTAAAATTGTTTAGCATTATATACAGGATATAAtctgacaattaaaaaaaaaatcagattccCTTGATGATTATTTTAGCAGAGTATGCATTAATAGTTGTATACAAAATATTCTAGACCAAGATGTATTCTTTTTACTTCACTTTGTGTGTTGTCAGTTTCTAACAGTAGATAGTCTCCCTCTAGAATAATTGGTTTAATGTGGTATTTATTAACTCTTTATGTATATGATCTTGTGCCTTTCATTGAACAAATGTCATATAAAACCATGTGTGAATAAGTTGTATTGTAAACCTTCCATCAGATTATTGTTTCTGATTTTCATAATTAGCCATTCTGTATGTAACTCTGTGTAAGGGGAAACATTATTGAAAAtgtatacaatttataaatattatgctGATGTTATGGAAGACAAgtgtaaaagtaatataaaatttCTGAGTTGAAAAATAAgtgtaaaaatgtaaacaatttattTAAGTTATTAAAACAGTTGGCTTTGATCACTGATATATGCAATGGTGTAAATACTCATTTTGTATAAGCACAttttaaaatatccatttaatatatagaaaatgataaaagTAGATTTTAGTTAACGATAACAAAAACAAGACTAATTCTTTAATGAATAACTGGTGTAAGGGTATTTTAAGTAATTTTAAGTAATTTTCAAATAGCGTTGTGGATGACTTCATTGATTATTTGTATAAGGAGCATTCCAGTTTGTTTAAGAACCTATTGTAAGATGAGGAAACTCACTCAATTGATTTAGTTATCCTGTGCCTTCCTTTTTTACCAGAAAAAAAATCCTGCATGATTCATATCTGAGCTTGGCTTTGATTTTACATATTAGGTTAATATAGTGAAAAAAAGATGTCTTATATATAAAAGGAACAgaagattgtattttttttaagacGAAAATTATTTGAGAGTCTTTATCAAGTGTTGAAACAACTTAAATAATTTTCTTTCATCAACTCAAGTGTTTGAACCCAACTATTAGAGAAATTGAAGCCTGTAGTAAAAAGGCTGTAGAAACACACAGCGTTATAAACTTTATCTAGAATTAACTTTATTTAGGAAATATTGTTTTCTTCTATTCTATTTACTTTATAATCTGTTGTTTAATAAGTTGCACAGTTTTACACAATTTTCTGTTTATAAGGAATTCTATAACAGTATATGTATATAGTGGGTACATTTTTATGTGATATTTATGACTGTTGGTGTTCTCATGAAGAATAAtgcttatattaaataaaattatataaatattgtgtCTTTATAATTTTAAGGGTATAAGGTGAATGTAGGCGTTCCTTTTGATTACATTCTGGTCTCATGTTCAAAAGTAGTACATAAGACATATTTTAAGCAAAATTTAGATTATTGCATTAGGATATCCTGAAGTTACTTTTTCTACAGGGTAAATTGACTGACCATCCCCATGTAACAACTTAACAAAGGCAAAAGACATACGAGATTTAAACAAAGTCTTTGTACCAAAAGGACAAAAAAGAAATGATGACATAATCATTAATCTTGATATAGTAGGGTAACACTACCATCAAATCTGTCATGTAGCGATTAATCCAAATACCCCTCGTCGTAACAATATCTGACTTGGTCTCATAAGAGATTATATGGACATGaatttttttccaaatgaaaACTTTATCCAATCAACCTAGTTTAACCCAGTAATTCCATAATTTTACAGTTTTGTTGTACATTTTGTTGGCTTTTGTCTTGCCTACAACAAAAACTACAGATGTGAGATATAGGGATTACATTCCTGctttatgttacaaagtttctgtcaTTTTAATGGTCAGTGACTGCTTTAAAGTCATGTGAATTTCTCacttatgagtaataggataaatagatttggtatatgggttccttCCAAGGTATACATCTTCAGACGGGTTTCacctgactttgacctcatttcatggatcagtgatcaaggtgaAGTTTACATACTAAATTACTATTATCAGAAATAACTTTTTacggtgtatggaatgattttaaggtgtacatgtctgactgaccacattttcatggttaacTGGTCAATATTAAGTTTACTGATTTGGTCTCTTTGTCCAATACCTTTGGACAAAAAGtcaaactatatttggtgtatagaatgattgtaaggtacgGTACATATGTCAGTTATTGTCTGGCAGGCAGCGTtttctgaccttgacatcatcgGTTAATTATACGTTATTATGAGGCATGCATGTCTTACAGGCAGGATTCatctggccttgacctcattttcatggtcttCAAATTTCTTAATTGGACTTGTTTCTCTGATACAATAAGCAATAGGTTAATTGTTTTGGTGTATGGTATCATTGTAAAAGAAAAGCGAAATACAAACTCATAAGTCAATTTTGAGTTTTTATGGGTATGTATGTTTTTTGTAATATTGCAATCGATTAGTCTtaagtgtatggaatgattgcatAATGCACATGTTCTCtgatgatggaagttttaaaCGACATAGACTGGCTATTCAGCCCTTGCACGGTCAATACATTTTGATTGTTCTCTAAAACTTTACCTCATCTTCAcaattcatttttagctcacctttcctaaagggaaatgtgagcttttgccatcacttggcgtccgtcgtcgtcgtcataaactatttcaaagatcttctcctctgaaactactgaaccaattcaaaccaaacttcatctgattgattcctagggtatctagaataaagtttgtgttttaattcccatttcatcaaaaaacatggccgccatggctaaaaatagaacataggggtaaaatgcagtttttggcttataactcaaaagccaaagcatttacagcaaatctgacatgggggtaaaattgtttatcaggtcaagatctaattgccctgaaattttcagatgaatcgga includes:
- the LOC143067339 gene encoding transmembrane 9 superfamily member 2-like yields the protein MYPVLQRLLCLLTTIVMICEGFYLPGLAPVVYCDKSLNDHKNCKTDLKIFVNRLNSVETVVPYEYHKFDFCVVDEDNSPTENLGQVVFGERIRPSPYKMTFKQEITCQSVCKKEYAHGDKEKVSKLKFLKNGIALNYNHHWIIDNMPITWCYDVENGQKYCSTGFPIGCLVDKDGKQKDACVISNKYSEKNTYYVFNHIDVTITYHSGTNTDWGQEFGWDGGRIVAAKLEPRSIKHSKAGDCSPGLPALGIGADTTDISFNYTYSVTWETNDDIKWSSRWDYILKSMPNTNIQWFSIMNSLVIVLFLSGMVAMIMLRTLHKDIARYNQMDNSEDAQEEFGWKLVHGDVFRPPRKGMMLAVLNGNGVQIFCMTLITLVFACLGFLSPANRGALMTCSLVLYVCLGTPAGYVSARLYKMFGGEKWKSNVILTAFSCSGIVFGVFFLLNLVLWAKGSSAAIPFSTLIALLALWFGISVPLVFIGAYFGYKKRAIEHPVRTNQIPRQIPDQSMYTKPIPGIIMGGVLPFGCIFIQLFFILNSIWSHQTYYMFGFLFLVFTILIITCSEATILLCYFHLCAEDYHWWWRSFLTSGFTAIYLFIYCIHYLVSKLEIHGSASYFLYLGYTFIMVFLFFLLTGSIGFFSCFWFVTKIYSVVKVD